One window from the genome of Rhodococcus sp. ABRD24 encodes:
- the ahpF gene encoding alkyl hydroperoxide reductase subunit F, with protein MLDASLAGQLKSLLERLTLPIELVSSLDDGPKSIELAELLTEIAAMSDKITYERRDDDARRPSFAIHRTGTDIEVRFAGIPLGHEFTSLALALLQVGGYPSKEAPELLEQVQRLEGQFHFETYFSLSCQNCPDVVQALNLMAVLNPGVSHVAIDGALYQDEVDGRQIMAVPTVYLNGELFGSGRMSLEEIVGKLDVGAADRAAAAIAEKDPFDVLIVGGGPAGAAAAIYAARKGIRTGIAAERFGGQVLDTMAIENYISVPHTEGPKFAAELENHVRQYDVDIMNTQRAAKLVPAVTKNGLVEVELESGASLLARTVILSTGARWRSMNVPGETEYRNKGVTYCPHCDGPLFKGKRVAVVGGGNSGVEAAIDLAGVVEHVTLIEFDSMLRADEVLQRKLRSLPNVDILLSTLTTEVLGDGNKVTGLAYQDRTNEESHTLELEGVFVQIGLLPNTEWLTGGIELSPRGEIVIDDHGRTSVPGVFAAGDCTTVPYKQIVIAAGAGATAALSAFDHLIRTSAPATESAAVAQ; from the coding sequence ATGCTCGACGCCTCACTTGCCGGCCAACTGAAGTCCCTCCTCGAGCGGCTGACCCTGCCGATCGAGCTCGTGTCCTCCCTCGACGACGGACCCAAGTCGATCGAACTCGCCGAACTGCTCACCGAGATCGCCGCGATGTCGGACAAGATCACCTACGAACGTCGCGACGACGACGCTCGGCGCCCGTCGTTCGCCATCCACCGCACCGGCACCGACATCGAGGTCCGCTTCGCCGGTATCCCGCTCGGCCACGAGTTCACCTCGCTCGCACTCGCTTTGCTCCAGGTCGGCGGCTACCCGTCGAAGGAAGCACCCGAATTGCTCGAGCAGGTCCAGCGCCTCGAGGGCCAGTTCCACTTCGAAACCTACTTCTCGCTGTCCTGCCAGAACTGCCCCGATGTCGTGCAGGCTCTGAACCTGATGGCCGTCCTCAACCCGGGTGTCAGCCACGTCGCGATCGACGGCGCCCTGTACCAGGACGAGGTCGACGGCCGCCAGATCATGGCGGTGCCGACGGTGTACCTCAACGGCGAACTTTTCGGCTCGGGACGCATGAGCCTCGAGGAGATCGTCGGCAAGCTCGACGTTGGCGCCGCGGACCGTGCCGCGGCTGCGATCGCCGAGAAGGATCCCTTCGACGTGCTCATCGTCGGTGGTGGACCGGCCGGTGCCGCGGCAGCAATCTACGCCGCGCGCAAGGGAATCCGCACAGGTATCGCCGCTGAGCGGTTCGGCGGTCAGGTGCTGGATACGATGGCAATCGAGAACTACATCTCCGTCCCCCACACCGAGGGGCCGAAGTTCGCTGCGGAGCTCGAGAACCACGTCCGGCAGTACGACGTCGACATCATGAACACCCAGCGGGCCGCGAAACTCGTCCCCGCGGTCACCAAGAACGGTCTCGTCGAGGTCGAACTGGAGAGCGGCGCTTCGCTACTCGCCCGCACGGTGATCCTGTCGACCGGCGCGCGCTGGCGCTCGATGAACGTGCCCGGCGAGACCGAGTACCGGAACAAGGGCGTCACCTACTGCCCGCACTGCGACGGACCGCTCTTCAAGGGCAAGCGCGTGGCTGTAGTCGGTGGCGGCAACTCGGGAGTCGAAGCAGCTATCGACCTCGCGGGCGTCGTCGAGCACGTCACGCTCATCGAGTTCGACTCGATGCTACGTGCCGACGAGGTGCTGCAGCGCAAGCTTCGCAGCCTGCCCAATGTCGACATCCTCCTCAGCACTCTCACCACAGAGGTCCTCGGCGATGGCAACAAGGTCACCGGTCTGGCCTACCAGGACCGCACGAACGAAGAGTCACACACGCTCGAACTCGAGGGTGTTTTCGTCCAGATCGGTCTGTTGCCCAACACCGAATGGCTAACGGGTGGCATCGAACTATCCCCTCGTGGCGAGATCGTCATCGACGACCACGGCCGCACCTCGGTGCCCGGTGTATTCGCCGCAGGCGACTGCACCACCGTGCCGTACAAGCAGATCGTGATCGCCGCCGGTGCCGGGGCGACAGCAGCACTGTCGGCCTTCGACCACCTCATCCGTACGAGTGCTCCGGCAACGGAATCAGCCGCCGTAGCCCAGTAG